From a region of the Lactuca sativa cultivar Salinas chromosome 4, Lsat_Salinas_v11, whole genome shotgun sequence genome:
- the LOC111911962 gene encoding uncharacterized protein LOC111911962 isoform X1 has product MEESYVNNGGACGFSTSAQFQSCGGGGGGGDSSEEELSVLPRHTKVVVTGNNRTKSVLVGLQGVVKKAVGLGGWHWLVLTNGIEVKLQRNALSVLEAPTGNEEDDDLEFENGHWNSSDLASDDTQKSHRSRNRPHKSSGSSHKTVSRSLSCDSHSKTSFTTSRGSVKVDLSKLEMAALRRYWRHFKLAGAIPNPSKEQLVDIVQRHFMSQTLDELQVIVGFAQAAKKLKTVCK; this is encoded by the exons ATGGAGGAGAGTTATGTGAATAATGGTGGTGCTTGTGGGTTTTCTACTTCTGCTCAATTCCAGAGctgtggcggtggtggtggtggcggagatAGCAGTGAGGAAGAGTTGTCCGTACTGCCCCGCCATACTAAAGTGGTGGTCACCGGAAACAACCGTACGAAGTCTGTTCTTGTTGGGCTACAAGGTGTTGTGAAGAAGGCTGTTGGTCTCGGAGGCTGGCATTGGCtg GTCCTCACAAATGGAATAGAGGTGAAACTGCAAAGAAACGCTCTAAGTGTGCTTGAAGCTCCAACTGGTAACGAAGAAGACGATGATCTTGAATTCGAAAATGGACATTGGAACAGCTCTGATCTGG CATCTGATGACACCCAAAAGTCGCATCGATCAAGAAACCGTCCTCATAAATCATCCGGGTCGTCACATAAGACCGTTAGCCGGTCTCTATCTTGTGACTCACACTCCAAAACCTCCTTTACAACTTCCCGTGGGTCCGTG AAGGTTGATCTTAGCAAACTAGAGATGGCTGCCTTGCGGAGATATTGGCGACACTTTAAGCTT GCGGGTGCGATCCCGAATCCGTCGAAGGAGCAACTTGTTGACATTGTTCAAAGGCATTTCATGTCACAG acaCTGGATGAGTTGCAGGTGATTGTAGGGTTTGCACAGGCAGCAAAGAAGCTGAAGACGGTATGCAAATGA
- the LOC111911962 gene encoding uncharacterized protein LOC111911962 isoform X2, with the protein MEESYVNNGGACGFSTSAQFQSCGGGGGGGDSSEEELSVLPRHTKVVVTGNNRTKSVLVGLQGVVKKAVGLGGWHWLVLTNGIEVKLQRNALSVLEAPTGNEEDDDLEFENGHWNSSDLASDDTQKSHRSRNRPHKSSGSSHKTVSRSLSCDSHSKTSFTTSRGSVVDLSKLEMAALRRYWRHFKLAGAIPNPSKEQLVDIVQRHFMSQTLDELQVIVGFAQAAKKLKTVCK; encoded by the exons ATGGAGGAGAGTTATGTGAATAATGGTGGTGCTTGTGGGTTTTCTACTTCTGCTCAATTCCAGAGctgtggcggtggtggtggtggcggagatAGCAGTGAGGAAGAGTTGTCCGTACTGCCCCGCCATACTAAAGTGGTGGTCACCGGAAACAACCGTACGAAGTCTGTTCTTGTTGGGCTACAAGGTGTTGTGAAGAAGGCTGTTGGTCTCGGAGGCTGGCATTGGCtg GTCCTCACAAATGGAATAGAGGTGAAACTGCAAAGAAACGCTCTAAGTGTGCTTGAAGCTCCAACTGGTAACGAAGAAGACGATGATCTTGAATTCGAAAATGGACATTGGAACAGCTCTGATCTGG CATCTGATGACACCCAAAAGTCGCATCGATCAAGAAACCGTCCTCATAAATCATCCGGGTCGTCACATAAGACCGTTAGCCGGTCTCTATCTTGTGACTCACACTCCAAAACCTCCTTTACAACTTCCCGTGGGTCCGTG GTTGATCTTAGCAAACTAGAGATGGCTGCCTTGCGGAGATATTGGCGACACTTTAAGCTT GCGGGTGCGATCCCGAATCCGTCGAAGGAGCAACTTGTTGACATTGTTCAAAGGCATTTCATGTCACAG acaCTGGATGAGTTGCAGGTGATTGTAGGGTTTGCACAGGCAGCAAAGAAGCTGAAGACGGTATGCAAATGA